The segment CAGAAAGGATCCCCGAATCGCCTGGCCGCTACTGGCAAAGACAGTAGCCCCTTCACCTTCCACGGAGGTCCAGGACCAGCTACCCAGTTGGCTGAGTTTCAAGCGGCCATTGTCCTTGATTGCGCTCACCACAGCGCCCAGGGTGTCCACGTGGGCGGTGACCGCCCGGGGGGCATCGCCGGCCGCGCCTGCCCAGGTGCCAGCCAGGACCCCTTTGCTGTTCAAGCTCATCTCGAAGGGCAGGGGGGCAAAGTGCTCGGCAACGTATGCCATGACCCGGCCCGTATCGCCGGTTGGGCTGGGTATCTCCAGCAGCCCAACCAGGAATGTTACCATTTCGTCGACGTCGATCTTCCAGTTCATATGTCCCTTTCCGATTCAGGTGTTCTCAGGATGCCAGAGCGCCGTCGGTGGACACTACTGATGATGCATCTGGGGTTGAGTGCTCTGTCAGAGGTGGCAACCTGGGTCAATAGCTCACGCAGAGGAGGATGGCTGTTCCCAGGGCCGAATGAAGTCCTCCTGGCCCACGTCCAGCGCATCAGCTACCCGGTTGATGTAGTTGAAATAGCTAACGATCTGGGTCACATCGTGAATGGCTCGATCTTCCAGGCCCACGGCTCGCAAGGCGTAGATGTCATCCTCGGCCATGCTGGCCGGCTGCGATGTCAGTTTTTCGGCAAAGGTGCAGAGCGCCCGATCCGTCCGGTTCAGGTCAGCCTGGCGCCAGCCGGTGGCAATGGCGGAGACATAGGCGTCCGCCTGCTGCTGGTCCAGATCGTAGTCCTTGACGACCTCGGCCCGGAGGTCATGGGCGTGGGACCGGACTCAGTAGACGCAGTGATTGTTAGCTGACACCACCACGGCCAGCATCTCCCGCTGGCTGCGGCTCAACGGCGACGGGCCAAACATCAACGCTCCATAGAAGTCCATCGATGCCTTCAGGGCCCGCGGATTCTGGCTCATGATACTGACAATGTGCCAGATCCGCCCGGCTCGTTTGGCCGCGGCATCATATTGCTTTTTCAACAGACCGGAGGCCTGGGCAGGCCCAATGATCTTGATCCAGGGCATGGGTTCAGTTCCCGCTGGCACCAAAGGGTAGAAAAGCTCGGAAAGTCGTCTCGAACACCTCGTTGGCGTCCAGGTAGTCGCCACTCCAGCCCCCGACAGCGTACACCCGCGACTCCAGGCTGGCCACTCCGGGCGACCGCCATTGGCCATGGAATGGCGTGGGGATCGATGACCATGTATCGGTCAGGCTGTCATAGCGTTCGTTGAAATCGACACCTGTTTCCCAACCGCCACCGATGGCATAAAGATAGTTCTCATTGGACGCCAGACCTAGGCCACCTCTGGGAAAGACAGTTGGCGCACATGCCTGCCAACGGCTTTCCCCGGGGGAAAAGATGCGACAATTGTTTAGCTCCTGCCGGCCATCATAACCGCCGACAACAAAGATTCGATCCCCCAACGAAGCCGCGGCTGAGAAGCCGAAAGCGTGAGGGCTCCCGACACTTTCGGTCCAGCGATCCGCGTGCGCATCGTACACAAACACCCTGTCCACGAAGGAGGATCCATCCCAGCCACCGAAGAGGTACATATTGTCCTGGTGGGTCGCCAGGGCATAGCCGGCAAGTGCAACTGGCAAATCAGCGCGCCGATCCCATCTGTCGGTAGCCGGGTCGTAGATCTCCAGGCCGGACATCACCGCGCCATCAACGCCGACTCCGCCGGGCACGAGGATTTTGCCATTGACAACGGCTGCCTGGACATTCGAGACAGCAGTTGGCTTGGACGCCCTGGGAAGCCATCCGTTGGTTTCGGGATCATACACCTGCAGAACTCCCGTGATCCCGTCGGGACCCTCGCCGGCAATGGCA is part of the Chloroflexota bacterium genome and harbors:
- a CDS encoding carboxymuconolactone decarboxylase family protein, which encodes MPWIKIIGPAQASGLLKKQYDAAAKRAGRIWHIVSIMSQNPRALKASMDFYGALMFGPSPLSRSQREMLAVVVSANNHCVY
- a CDS encoding LuxR C-terminal-related transcriptional regulator; translated protein: MPADENPLSKREQEILGLVARGMTNQEIARELVISPNTVKVHLRNIFAKLEVASRTEATMKGIQSGWIAVEGLDEGESDERVSEAKSAEPPLPAWQRVYFLAAAGLVLAALLLAFLPGRTPSASSLSDLSDAGLTRFGAAVRNDASRWSALAPLPDARSRLALAELDGRLYAIAGEGPDGITGVLQVYDPETNGWLPRASKPTAVSNVQAAVVNGKILVPGGVGVDGAVMSGLEIYDPATDRWDRRADLPVALAGYALATHQDNMYLFGGWDGSSFVDRVFVYDAHADRWTESVGSPHAFGFSAAASLGDRIFVVGGYDGRQELNNCRIFSPGESRWQACAPTVFPRGGLGLASNENYLYAIGGGWETGVDFNERYDSLTDTWSSIPTPFHGQWRSPGVASLESRVYAVGGWSGDYLDANEVFETTFRAFLPFGASGN